The genomic window CCAGAAAGCAGCATCGTCGAGGGGCAGGTGCCGGGCGGCAAGCGTGCCACGGTGCGGTGGGTGATTTCCCAGGAACAGGGGGCGCCCAACTTCGAGATGCGCCTGTTCCACCTTGACGAGGGCATGAACACCGAGTGGCACCAGCATCCGTGGGAGCACGAGGTGTTCGTGGTGGCCGGCCGCGGGTCGGTAAGGAGCGAGGCCGGGGACATTCCCCTTGAACCGGGCAGTGTGGTGTTCGTCCCCGCCGGGGAAATGCACCAGTTCCGCTCCGCACCCGACCAGGCCATCGAGTTCATCTGCGTGGTGCCACGCGGCACCAGGGCCTGCCAGGTTCCTGGCAGTGCCTCTCCCTGCTGCCGCTGAAAGGGGCGTCGTCCGGGGGGTCCTGAGGGGCCATGTTGCCTCAGAATAAAAAGTACTTGTACCACGGATCGTTGCCTCAGAATGAAAGGTACTTGTACTCAAGTGGGTTAACCCCTTTCTGCGAGGACTGGGGTTTGAGCGGAGACGACTGAGTCGA from Bacillota bacterium includes these protein-coding regions:
- a CDS encoding cupin domain-containing protein, translated to MYVTHVSQVPESSIVEGQVPGGKRATVRWVISQEQGAPNFEMRLFHLDEGMNTEWHQHPWEHEVFVVAGRGSVRSEAGDIPLEPGSVVFVPAGEMHQFRSAPDQAIEFICVVPRGTRACQVPGSASPCCR